In Campylobacter vulpis, a genomic segment contains:
- the galE gene encoding UDP-glucose 4-epimerase GalE, translating to MKILITGGAGYIGSHTLRQFLNTKHEICVLDNLSKGSKIALEDLKSIREFDFFEQDLSDFKGVKDLFKREKFDAVVHFAASIEVFESMQDPLKYYMNNTTNTSSLIQTCLENDVNKFIFSSTAATYGEPKSAVVSETSPLDPINPYGRSKLMSEEVLRDASRAKPEFKHCILRYFNVAGACMDFKLGQRYPKATLLIKVAAEVAAGKREKLYIFGDDYETKDGTCIRDFIHVDDISSAHLAALEYLENNESNVFNVGYGHGFSVKEVIEAMKEVSGVDFKVELAPRRAGDPSVLISNAEKIRKLTSWKPKYDDLKLICKSSYEWEKQC from the coding sequence ATGAAAATTTTAATCACAGGCGGTGCTGGCTACATCGGCTCTCATACGCTTAGACAATTTTTAAATACCAAGCACGAAATTTGTGTGCTAGATAATCTTAGCAAAGGCTCTAAAATCGCTCTTGAAGATTTAAAGAGTATAAGAGAATTTGACTTTTTTGAGCAAGATTTGAGTGATTTTAAGGGCGTTAAGGACTTGTTTAAGAGAGAAAAATTTGACGCTGTGGTGCATTTTGCAGCAAGTATTGAGGTCTTTGAGAGTATGCAAGATCCTTTAAAATATTATATGAATAATACGACTAATACTTCAAGTCTTATTCAAACTTGTTTAGAAAATGATGTTAATAAATTCATTTTTTCTTCTACGGCTGCGACTTATGGAGAGCCTAAAAGTGCTGTGGTGAGTGAAACAAGTCCTCTTGATCCTATCAATCCTTATGGTAGGTCAAAGTTAATGAGCGAGGAAGTTTTACGCGATGCAAGTAGGGCAAAACCTGAATTTAAACACTGCATTTTGCGTTATTTTAATGTCGCTGGTGCTTGTATGGATTTTAAACTGGGGCAACGCTATCCTAAGGCAACTTTGCTGATTAAAGTGGCGGCGGAAGTGGCTGCTGGAAAAAGGGAGAAGCTTTATATTTTTGGCGATGATTATGAGACTAAAGATGGCACTTGCATTAGGGATTTTATCCATGTTGATGATATTTCAAGTGCTCATTTAGCAGCTCTTGAATATTTAGAGAATAATGAAAGCAATGTGTTTAATGTGGGTTATGGGCACGGCTTTTCAGTTAAAGAAGTTATCGAAGCGATGAAAGAAGTAAGCGGAGTGGATTTTAAAGTCGAATTAGCACCTAGAAGGGCGGGAGATCCCTCTGTTTTAATCTCAAACGCAGAAAAAATTCGCAAACTCACTTCGTGGAAGCCCAAATATGATGATTTAAAATTGATTTGCAAGTCTTCGTATGAGTGGGAAAAGCAGTGCTAA
- the waaC gene encoding lipopolysaccharide heptosyltransferase I — protein MKIAIVRLSALGDIIQSAIVLQFIKKFRQDIEIHWFIDERFKEILENHPHIDKLYALPLKNKKFFSSLKIAFEARKNHYDFVLDLQGLIKSALVSRILSLNNFGFDKDSLKESFAHNFYNQKLSIDYAENVFVRYLALAAFMLNAPFEPKDIYFKQPIFKADEELKNSLKQRFNLGEKNILIHVGSSVQNKIYPMTKLAILCKLLLHYDERLKIYLTWGNEKEKILAKRVLSLSKIDKENLILLDKLSLKELIALTQLSSLVIGNDSGPTHLAFAMNKPSITIFGATPHYRNAFVTDINKTISIHKKIANVKHIDKSDFCIRNIDEEDIFSLAKDLLDER, from the coding sequence ATGAAAATAGCAATTGTCCGCCTCTCTGCACTTGGAGACATCATACAAAGTGCCATTGTTTTACAATTTATCAAAAAATTTCGTCAAGACATTGAAATTCACTGGTTTATCGATGAGAGATTTAAAGAAATTTTAGAAAATCACCCCCACATCGACAAACTTTACGCCCTACCCTTAAAAAATAAGAAATTTTTCTCCAGTCTTAAAATCGCCTTTGAAGCTAGGAAAAACCACTATGATTTTGTTTTGGACCTGCAAGGCTTAATTAAATCTGCTCTAGTTAGTCGCATTTTAAGCCTCAATAATTTTGGCTTTGACAAAGACAGCCTTAAAGAAAGTTTTGCACATAATTTTTATAATCAAAAACTTAGCATTGACTACGCAGAAAATGTCTTTGTGCGTTATCTCGCCTTAGCAGCTTTTATGCTTAATGCACCCTTTGAGCCAAAGGATATTTATTTTAAGCAGCCCATTTTTAAAGCCGATGAAGAGCTTAAAAACTCTTTAAAACAAAGGTTTAATTTAGGCGAAAAAAACATTTTAATTCATGTAGGCTCAAGTGTGCAAAATAAAATTTATCCTATGACAAAACTGGCTATACTTTGCAAACTTTTGCTTCATTATGATGAAAGACTTAAAATTTATCTTACTTGGGGGAACGAAAAGGAGAAAATTTTAGCCAAAAGAGTGCTTTCTCTTAGTAAAATCGACAAAGAAAACCTTATTTTGCTCGATAAATTAAGTCTTAAAGAACTCATCGCCCTCACTCAACTTTCAAGCCTAGTGATAGGAAATGACAGCGGACCCACACATCTAGCCTTTGCGATGAATAAACCCTCCATTACGATTTTTGGGGCAACTCCACATTACCGCAATGCTTTTGTTACGGATATTAATAAAACCATAAGTATCCATAAAAAAATTGCCAATGTTAAGCATATCGATAAAAGCGATTTTTGCATTAGAAATATTGATGAAGAAGATATTTTTTCCCTCGCTAAGGATCTTTTAGATGAGAGATAA
- a CDS encoding 3'-5' exonuclease, protein MKNEGYICIFDCESVPDTELIRKNLGFEGSDEEVSLQALAWQKEQNGSEFLPLPFHKIISICAVIADHFGKFIKVNKIEGEDEKQMLGNFFAFIEKSEPKLVSFNGKNYDCPLFVLRALKYNIKAGAYLDTQDKWNNYKTRFSELKHCDLLESLGGRLRLDSVCAMAGLPGKYDVSGADVMSLYYQNKMEKIHEYCESDVLNTYMLFLKYELIKGNLVEEDYGLYLNLMAEYLREKKANRAYVPYFIKACEEEFLKLSI, encoded by the coding sequence ATGAAAAATGAGGGTTATATTTGCATATTTGATTGTGAAAGTGTGCCAGATACCGAGCTTATAAGAAAAAATTTAGGTTTTGAGGGAAGTGATGAGGAGGTAAGCTTACAGGCACTTGCGTGGCAAAAAGAACAAAACGGAAGCGAGTTTTTACCCTTGCCTTTTCATAAAATCATTAGTATTTGTGCGGTGATAGCTGATCATTTTGGTAAATTTATTAAGGTTAATAAGATTGAGGGCGAAGACGAAAAGCAGATGTTAGGAAATTTTTTTGCCTTCATCGAAAAAAGTGAGCCTAAGCTTGTGAGCTTTAATGGGAAAAATTATGATTGCCCTTTGTTTGTTTTAAGAGCTTTAAAATATAACATTAAGGCAGGTGCTTACCTTGACACGCAGGATAAGTGGAATAATTATAAAACACGCTTTTCTGAGCTTAAGCATTGTGATTTGCTTGAAAGTTTGGGGGGACGCCTTAGACTCGATAGTGTTTGTGCTATGGCTGGACTACCGGGAAAATATGATGTAAGTGGGGCTGATGTGATGAGCCTTTATTATCAAAATAAAATGGAAAAAATTCACGAATATTGTGAAAGCGATGTTTTAAACACCTATATGCTTTTTTTAAAATATGAGCTAATTAAGGGAAATTTAGTGGAGGAGGATTATGGGCTTTATTTAAATTTAATGGCAGAATATTTAAGGGAAAAAAAGGCAAATCGTGCCTATGTGCCATATTTTATAAAGGCTTGTGAAGAGGAGTTTTTGAAGTTAAGCATTTAA
- the pglK gene encoding BC-type lipopolysaccharide transporter PglK, with translation MLNKLFFILSREDKRFLFSLLVFSIFISFIETFAISLIMPFITLASNFSYFENNAILLNIKQSLNLKAFEIIVYLGLIMVAFYLLRAVLNAFYFHLLARFSKGRYHAISSKIFAKFLRLPYEKFTQKNQSAILKATTGEVFNLTTMLSSFLLMMSEIFVVLLLYALMLFIDYKITIFLSLFMFINALILVKILSPIIKKAGVKREKAMKSFFETLNTNLNNFKFIKLKTKEESIARLFKEQSEAFSKANITNESINALPRIYLEAVGFCVLVLIVVFLVFKYESDISHILATISIFVLALYRLMPSANRIISSYHDLIYYRSSLDILFDILQEKEEQNEAEDLKFTKEIRLEKLSFHYENKPMLFENVDFTLKKGEKIAFIGESGSGKSTFVDILSSLLKPVEGQIYVDEILLCEKNIKTYRRKIGYIPQQIYLFNDSIAKNISFNDEVDENLLKEVLRQANLEDFIKSLKEGVHTKVGDGGSHLSGGQRQRIAIARALYTKPEILILDEATSALDSESEAKIMSEIYKISQDKTLIIIAHRLSTIKNCDKIYRVQNGQITLEQGV, from the coding sequence GTGCTAAATAAGCTTTTTTTCATACTTTCTAGGGAGGATAAACGCTTTTTATTCTCCCTATTAGTCTTTTCTATATTCATTTCTTTTATAGAAACTTTTGCCATATCTTTGATAATGCCTTTTATCACTTTGGCGAGTAATTTTTCTTATTTCGAAAATAATGCAATCTTGCTAAATATCAAGCAAAGTTTAAATTTAAAAGCCTTTGAAATCATCGTTTATCTAGGGCTTATAATGGTTGCTTTTTATCTTTTAAGAGCTGTGCTAAATGCCTTTTATTTTCATCTTTTAGCACGTTTTTCTAAGGGACGCTACCACGCAATCTCATCAAAAATTTTTGCTAAATTTTTACGCCTTCCTTATGAAAAATTTACCCAAAAAAATCAATCCGCCATTTTAAAAGCGACCACGGGAGAGGTTTTTAATCTCACTACTATGCTTTCCTCATTTTTATTGATGATGAGTGAAATTTTTGTGGTGCTTTTACTTTATGCTTTAATGCTTTTTATTGATTATAAAATTACAATTTTTTTAAGTCTTTTTATGTTTATCAACGCCCTTATTTTAGTCAAAATTTTAAGTCCCATCATTAAAAAAGCAGGTGTTAAAAGAGAAAAGGCGATGAAGAGTTTTTTTGAAACTTTAAATACAAATTTAAATAATTTTAAATTCATAAAGCTCAAAACAAAAGAAGAAAGTATAGCAAGGCTTTTTAAAGAGCAAAGTGAGGCTTTTTCTAAGGCAAATATCACAAATGAAAGCATTAATGCCCTGCCACGCATTTACCTTGAGGCGGTGGGTTTTTGTGTGCTTGTTTTGATTGTGGTGTTTTTAGTTTTTAAGTATGAAAGCGATATTTCACATATTTTGGCGACTATTTCCATTTTTGTTTTGGCGCTTTACCGCTTAATGCCAAGTGCAAATCGCATTATAAGTTCTTATCACGATTTAATTTATTATCGTTCTTCTTTGGATATACTTTTTGACATTTTGCAAGAGAAAGAAGAGCAAAATGAGGCAGAAGATTTAAAATTTACTAAAGAAATACGCCTTGAAAAGCTTAGCTTTCATTATGAAAATAAGCCTATGCTTTTTGAAAATGTCGATTTTACCCTTAAAAAAGGTGAAAAAATAGCCTTTATAGGCGAGAGTGGAAGTGGAAAAAGCACTTTTGTGGATATTTTAAGTTCGCTTTTAAAACCTGTGGAGGGGCAAATTTATGTTGATGAAATCTTGCTTTGTGAAAAAAATATTAAGACTTATCGCAGGAAAATAGGCTATATCCCTCAGCAAATTTATCTTTTTAATGACAGCATAGCTAAAAACATTAGTTTTAATGATGAGGTCGATGAGAATTTACTCAAAGAAGTCTTAAGACAGGCAAATTTGGAGGATTTTATCAAAAGTTTAAAAGAGGGTGTTCATACTAAGGTAGGTGATGGTGGAAGTCATCTAAGTGGAGGACAAAGACAAAGAATAGCCATAGCAAGAGCACTTTATACTAAGCCTGAAATTCTTATCCTAGATGAAGCCACTTCAGCACTTGATAGTGAAAGCGAGGCAAAAATAATGAGCGAAATTTATAAAATTTCACAGGATAAAACTCTCATCATCATCGCACACCGCCTTTCTACCATTAAAAATTGCGATAAAATTTATAGGGTGCAAAATGGGCAAATCACTTTGGAGCAGGGTGTATGA